Within the Raphanus sativus cultivar WK10039 unplaced genomic scaffold, ASM80110v3 Scaffold2076, whole genome shotgun sequence genome, the region attatgtcttcgatcagatcagtaaaaatcgacatcatgcagcgttggaaggtcgctggagcattgcacaagccgaatgGCATcttcctgtatgcatatgttccataagggcatgtgaacgtcgtcttctcctgatcgtctgggtggatgggaatctgaaagaaacctgaataaccatctaaaaagcaatagtaagggtggttagccaatctctcaagcatttgatcaataaaaggaagtgggaagtgatccttacgagtcgcagcattaagcttacgaaaatcaatgcacatgcgatgaccagtgaCTGTTCTAGTAGGGATCAATTCATTATTTTCATTGGTTaccacagtgatcccacctttcttaggtactacatgcacaggactaacccacttactatcagagatcgcatagatcacacctgcttctagaagtttcattatctctttctttacaacatcttttagatttgggtttaacctcctctgatgttctacagaagtcatcgattcatcttccatgTGTaatctatgcatgcacagatcaggtgaaatgccaggtatgtcagttAGAGAATAACCTAATGCCTTAAGATAttttctcagctcacacaaaagTAGAGCAGtatctgcattgttcaggtcagcattcacaatgacaggatatgtagagttgggtccaagaaatgcatacctgagtcccttgggaagggatttgagctctacctttggagctttcagctcgctccatgagtcatcgacctgagctgccggaacagacgggttctgaggcgcggttgttccagtcgatttgctggactcactgttctcccccagacttagatttgccaccattctctcaatacttctggctgaatccaggaatttggcataggcatcagcatcaacactctctaagctctgctcggcttcagctctgactaaggcgagttcaattggatcctcggtgagaatctcctcgatcattccctcatgcggctctagcggatcaccatcttcttagtcagtgaaggtttgtccatccagcatcggtttcttgagcatctgatccatctcaaacttcatcacagtatctccaaggtggagatcaatcttcccctgtcggacatcaatgatagctccaacagtgcagaggaatggtctgcctaggatcaggggatcattggaatcttcctggacttccagaacaacaaaatcggcaggaacaagtgtgttcccaaccagaacttgaagatcttcgaggattccaactggagatttcacagatcgatcagcaaacactagggacatcctggtaggcaTGAAGTCCGTGTacccaaggcgcttagccacagtatatggcatgaggtttatgcttaaccctagatcgaccagtgagcatgagaaaactgttctcccaatctgaaccgagaggacaaattttcccggatcacccaacttcttgatccttctgttctcGAGCACCacactgcactccttagagacaatcatgaactcgctgtcatcagatatcttcccagagatcagtcccttaacaaagctacgcatggatggtatcatctggatcacACTCAttagagggagcttgacagttaggtcttccagcatcttcctgcacttcatcttttccttatccttgcgtgtagccttagctggaacagggtagggtacttttggtacatactgacgagcaggagaaggtgctgcagtcggtggaacaaccccagcgggtctctctgcttcagtcggaacagtctcagtaggttgttctgcctcttcctcatctgtgggtacatCTTTAGGTGactgatccgactccttctgcttccctttctcagccgatgtgaatctcctggggtccagatcaggcagttgctttccactccttagacctaccgcattgcactccttggggttcttgtctgtttttccagggagagttccttgctgtctcttcacactctcagcagtctgagcaatctgaatatccatctgtctcatatggcttgagacattgtcatacttggcacttaggtcattgaacatatgattcatcctggtgttgatgtcgtttgtgacctggttcagtgctttcccatggatctgctgtccttggagcagctggctcatcatattggcaaggctcttcatgtcatcgtgcggagcagtctgagccggttgtgcaacctgctgattaaccggctatttctggctgtggaactgggcattctgagttgggttgaggacaaaggttcttccttgattgccataaggcctttggtatccactgttctgaccctgatttccttgagctttatcgtctggtttaggggcattgaacaggtggggattgttcctcacgttagggttcgggtgatagttcttgaactgccatccttgcccattcacatagctcACTTCATGTTGATCTTCAGCtgactgatctgcctctgatgtgccaTCCGCAGTTGCTTTatcctgaggggattcttccatgatgaagacctggttctggttgctcttaatcagctgatcgaccttggcagagagctcatcaatcttgttGTTATCGATGCttttcaccttctgagtgcgatcagtctcgcggttattatcagctgagcttgaggccatgttttCAATCAACTCGAAGGCACCTTGAGTTGACTGGGTAATGAaatctcccttactggctgagttcaaagcgttccggtactcccagcctactccatcgtagaacactcccagcagatagtcttcctcaaaacctcaaaaccgtgatgcgggcactctctgcggtagacgtTGAATCGCTCCCATGCATCGCAtaacggctcgtccaccaactgtttgaaggtcacgatcttctttctcagagctgccgtctttgatttcgtgtagaagtggcttaagaaggcctctcggacttgttcccaagtggtgagtgatcccgtGGGTAgggaatcaagccagcgagcagctttcccatcaagagagaaagggaacatagtacacttgatgtaatcgggtggtactccattcgctttagtgaaaccacacatcttctcaaagtgctcgatgtggtccatcggtatctcagcaggaagtccattgaagatcttactttgcactagacttatcaaggctggcttgatctcgaagtcttgcctagtgcacggtggagggttgatggcagatcgcgtagcaggcagattgtgcagtaagtttctctggccgacCTGGACAACTTCCTCCGGTTGGTTCTGCTGGTTctcagcattcagagcagcttgctcagcagcagcttgctgcgcttggatcgtttgctgcatctactgcatctgctgttgcatgagtgcaaacgcagcagtgagatcatcctggtgatcacccatgttggtgttcgtagatctcggctgttgacggttctgtcgttccaatctcgctagttcttcgttgttaagctgatgcaatggtccttgtgcgttgctccgagtatgtctactggtcatgcacctggatcatcagctgaaacaaagaaataaacacgagttagatatcttagactagatatgaaaccaaaaattagaggtaaacaatctggtccccggcaacggcgcaaaaacttgatacactaaaaatgaatccttgctactgccaagttaacagttgcaattgtagtacttgagattcaaatccagaggaccagtctacactctagttctataagttccgaAACCAAGCTAAGATGAAGATATAGATTTGGTTATAAAGTGACGATAGAAAACAAGCAAataaaacacgagattgattcaattaaacaagagctagcctagggtatttcattgggtgttgaactgaagccaaacaattattcaagcgcaaTGAAGtactttctagaactcggatcactcagctggaacactccactgtcgtggcagtgatcgctttgcagatcgatctcaccacctaactgtcgttgggatgaggatcgattgcaagctttagagaacagatccgatcagttcacttaccaacataatatctactttcgctgattagggatactaagctcattcaatacaaatcaagttatctcctaagcggttaactaggcgatgaactagtgatctaacatcaagtgatcaggttaatgaaagcagtaagaacagtatgaatgaaaaacagttatggatcgcttatctatgtttagctcatgtctcaacaccctaaaaaccctaggcgagcaaggctactactcgatcatggtgcaaagaatcaaagacataaatcctgaataaaattgcataagaacagagtagaaaacaatagggttcagatgatcttctttATGAGAGGATgaattcttctcccttacaagttgcagatcgcaattcacagtgttctcttgtaaaaactagcgtaagaaaatagtaaaaagatagatggcgttttatatggaggcgccaatcagaagaaaagagattagggcaacaggactttaattcccgaaataaagagtttccatattcgtcgggaacaatctccggatcactccatctgcttgttccgcttgagagagaacagtctcgggactgttctacttgagtgttctccgcaggattgctccaaaaggacatcttttcatcaggcaccttctcttccctcttctactaactccagacctgtaaaaggtcaaaaaggactagactgacacgaattagtgacttgaaacaaatgaaaacatatatacaatgatgtgaaaaacaccatatatcagatGATTTATGTCTGGCTCATGACCCGTATTCAATctgagatgggaatatctatgctcacttatatggcctgatgcatattaaccttatacatttaaatttcatgatgtccccaagcttatagactttagAGTCTGAACCATATAGGTAATGGCCTGTACAGCCAAGCTGTCATATTCAtgtttatagtatggtcatggaccacacgggtgtgtcatttctccccctcatgaacatgctataatcTTTTGAATGCTTGAGACATTATAGCCTaatgagtttcccttgtgtacattttacacaacgtgagattctatgggataactctttgtgcatTTTGCAATATCAATATTTTCATCAGTTTagaccaggatggctaatccggtcatacCATAAAGTGTGTAAGTTTCGTGGGGTATACCAATCTGGTTACCATGGCTCTTGCCTCTTATCATACTGATCGTTAGCATAGTCTTGATCAGTAGAGAATGCAGGTATGGCCTTGGGCgattttcaaaacttttgaaGGAACCTTTTGTTTCATTTGCCCATTATATCATTGTGGAAAccattcttatattttataatctcAATGGGTTTCTCTAGGTGAATATAAAGCATCTGAATGCTTGCCCATATACATATCTGGCCGCATACCCGCAATTTTATCTCTTATCTCTTATCTCTTATCTCTTTGGACAATTAAGGAACTCTTTTCCTTTTCTCATGGTTTCACTATGAAACCATTCATTCATTATTTAGAATGAAGAAATTTTAGAggatttattatatattttattatatcattaATTTCAGATTTATAGATATAATTTTCGGAAATTTCAGAGATAagattttaatataaatgtttcattcatataataaattcaaagaaacacttttaatttaaaatgaggacgaaaaaataaatcaaacacCAAATTATAAAACACAAAAATCAGAATGTCAAATTCAATCCTTTAGAACATCTGAAGTTTCATAACCCATTAGATCATCTTTTTCATGATCGAAATCGTTTTCATTATCATGGATCACCATATGGGCTTCAGGATTCTTCCCTTTCATACTTTCTTGGTATAGCTCCACTAGATGCTTGGGAGTCCTACAAGTCTTTGCCCAATGGTTACTCATTCCACACCGATGGCATACAGATTTGGTCGAGTTGTTTGAATGCTGCGGTATGAATGAAGACCCGCAGCCTCGAGCATGACCTCGTCTAAACGAGCGTCTTTGGTTCTGGTCTCGACCAGATTGACTGCCTCGTCCGCGGCCTGAATTGTATTGACCACGGCCCTGTCCATTAAATCTTCCACGCCTATGGCTGTGGGATTGGACGTGATTAGCATCTTTCTCGGCTTCAGGTAAAGGTGTGGCACCTGGAGGTCTCATCTCACTATTTATCATcagtaactcattgttttgctcAGCAAGTAATAAGCATGAAATCAAGCTCGCATAAGTCTTGAATTCTTTTGCACGGTATTGTTGCTGTAGCAACACATTACTTGTGTGGAAGGTGGAGAAAGTCTTTTCAAGCATATCTTCCTCCGTTATATcctcaccacatagtttaagtATAGAAAGGATCTTAAACATTGCTGAGTTGTATGATCCACAGAATTGAAGTCTTGGATCCTGAGGTTTTTCCATTCGTGTCTAGCCTTTGGTAAGAGCACCGTCCTTTGGTGATCATATCTTTGTTTCAAATCTTTCCAAAGGTCTAGAGGATTCTTAATGGTTAAGTACTGATCTTTGAGACTCTCAATCAGGTGATGGCGACTAATTAATATTGCCCTATATTGATCCTTTTCAGTAGCTTTGTTGTTCTCGGTAATACATTCACCGAGATCCTTAGACTTTAGGATGATCTCTGTATCCAATGCCCATTGGAGATAATTGTCTCCAGAGAGATTAAGGGCAGCATATTCAAGGTTATTGATTTTCGACAtctgaaaacaaacatatatatacttttagaaaattttatagcTTTATATAGCTTGATATAAATTCTTTATGTCAGAaggaccagaaaaaaaaatttctaataagTATTTAGATGATGTTTTAATAACTATATGATGCATACAATATATTTAATGATGCATGCCATGCAAACCGGATTCATAACTTAGCAAAATGATTTTAAGTGTTTTCATGATGCAGCCGATTTATAATGGTTTCTAAAATCGATTCTTTCTAGCAACCTAATGATCATGGTACTCCTAGCATATCAACCTAATCGGATTAAATTAGGGTTTATCTCTCTATAATAAAAATCGGTTTAAATAATTAACCAAACAAGCAATCAAAAATTGGATTAGGGTTTTATAAAATCGATCTTGATAAAATCCAATTGTCAACCTATTGTTGTTTAGAAAAACCAATTATAACTTTTCAAAATAGAATCATAATACTAATTTGAAAGTTTTCACACggttttagaatttaaaaacaatcaaattcGATTTTAAGCAATTAAAACAAGCAATCAGTTTCAATACTTTAAATTAAGAAATTGATCAAATTTAAGTTTTAGGGGTTGATCAATTTCTAGGGTTTTTCAATTTGATCAAGGGAATTAAGGACACGATATGATCATAAAGATTGGGATGATCATAGGGATTTTTGAGATTCAGAACTTTTTAAGGGTTTGAGTTTAATTGTTTAAAACAATCTCTATCGGACTTGAGAGCTACAATTTACTCAAGAAAGAGTTTTTGGGATCTATTGACTTAGGGTTTTCATTAGGGAAAGAGATTTCAATTTTAGGGTTCAATCTTTATCAATTGACCAATTCAATTATGGGTTCGTAGGATTTATGAATTTTACCTAAGCAT harbors:
- the LOC130505191 gene encoding uncharacterized protein LOC130505191, which translates into the protein MEKPQDPRLQFCGSYNSAMFKILSILKLCGEDITEEDMLEKTFSTFHTSNVLLQQQYRAKEFKTYASLISCLLLAEQNNELLMINSEMRPPGATPLPEAEKDANHVQSHSHRRGRFNGQGRGQYNSGRGRGSQSGRDQNQRRSFRRGHARGCGSSFIPQHSNNSTKSVCHRCGMSNHWAKTCRTPKHLVELYQESMKGKNPEAHMVIHDNENDFDHEKDDLMGYETSDVLKD